In the Gossypium arboreum isolate Shixiya-1 chromosome 10, ASM2569848v2, whole genome shotgun sequence genome, one interval contains:
- the LOC108488782 gene encoding putative lipid-transfer protein DIR1: MEKMKGLQALILAMVMVMAIATTDAQSICNMPASGLMACKPAVTPPNPPPPTSTCCSALSHADMRCLCSYKNSKLLPSLGIDPNLAMKLPSLCKLPHPANC, from the coding sequence ATGGAGAAAATGAAGGGTCTGCAGGCACTTATATTGGCAATGGTAATGGTTATGGCGATCGCTACAACTGATGCTCAAAGCATTTGCAACATGCCAGCTTCAGGTTTGATGGCATGCAAACCAGCAGTGACCCCTCCCAACCCTCCGCCGCCCACGTCAACTTGCTGCTCCGCCCTCTCCCACGCTGACATGCGTTGCCTTTGCTCATATAAGAACTCCAAGCTCTTGCCTTCCCTTGGTATTGACCCAAACCTTGCCATGAAATTGCCTAGCTTGTGCAAGCTTCCTCATCCTGCAAATTGTTAG